A DNA window from Microcystis aeruginosa NIES-843 contains the following coding sequences:
- a CDS encoding helix-turn-helix domain-containing protein: MFRLLQSQLDPQHKQRTKLLEIGVYLQKNRLEQSLSLEEIAQKTLIPRHRLEALEAGDLESLPEPIYIRWLIKQFADSLSLDGETISRRFPTKVNNFFRGTKPSLSLPSLQIRPIHLYFLYLILVIGSVQTLSHVLQKSVLQSNRLPPPSLPQQQIVQPKSNPLQPVANKTSNNQQLVVGVKLEDDCWLRVVVDGKTEFEGVLPQGSHRTWQANRELTVRAGNAGGVYVAVNNAHAKQLGQPGKVEEVTYRAN; the protein is encoded by the coding sequence ATGTTTCGCCTTCTCCAATCACAACTCGACCCCCAGCATAAACAGCGCACCAAATTACTGGAAATCGGCGTTTATTTGCAAAAAAATCGCCTAGAACAGTCCCTTTCTCTCGAGGAAATTGCCCAGAAAACCTTAATCCCGCGCCATCGTCTAGAAGCGCTGGAAGCGGGGGATTTGGAGTCATTGCCCGAACCGATTTATATTCGTTGGTTAATCAAACAATTTGCCGATAGTCTGTCCCTGGATGGTGAGACGATTAGCCGACGTTTTCCCACCAAGGTCAATAACTTTTTCAGGGGAACAAAACCATCTTTATCGCTGCCGAGTCTTCAAATTCGCCCGATTCATCTCTATTTTCTCTATTTAATCTTAGTTATTGGTTCCGTACAAACCCTATCCCACGTCCTGCAAAAATCGGTACTGCAATCGAATCGCTTACCGCCGCCTTCCTTGCCACAACAGCAAATTGTCCAACCGAAAAGCAATCCCCTTCAACCGGTAGCCAACAAAACCAGCAATAATCAGCAGCTGGTGGTGGGGGTAAAACTGGAGGATGACTGCTGGCTGCGGGTGGTGGTGGATGGCAAGACAGAATTTGAGGGTGTACTGCCCCAAGGAAGCCATCGCACTTGGCAAGCAAACCGAGAATTAACCGTGAGGGCGGGTAATGCCGGCGGGGTTTACGTTGCCGTTAATAATGCCCATGCTAAACAACTGGGGCAACCGGGCAAGGTCGAGGAAGTCACCTACCGGGCAAATTGA
- a CDS encoding pseudouridine synthase yields the protein MAERVQKILAQWGIASRRRAEEMIVAGRVRRNGKIVQLGEKADPEKDHLEIDGKKIEPANRPKRLYILVNKPIGVVSTCRDPQNRPTVIDLLPDSLASETGLHPVGRLDINTTGALLLTNDGQLTLTLTHPRYHLPKTYRVWLDGAIDRLALQRWREGILLEGKKTLPAQVEILKQTDQKTLLEVILVEGRNRQIRSVAEELGYHVLKLHRSAIGRIQLNSGNNSPLPLGDYRFLTLDELKYLKNQIN from the coding sequence ATGGCGGAGAGAGTCCAGAAAATCCTTGCCCAGTGGGGAATTGCCTCCCGAAGAAGGGCGGAGGAGATGATCGTAGCCGGCCGGGTGAGACGGAATGGCAAAATCGTGCAGTTAGGAGAAAAAGCCGACCCCGAAAAAGATCACCTAGAAATAGACGGAAAAAAAATTGAACCGGCCAATCGTCCCAAAAGATTGTATATACTGGTCAACAAACCCATTGGTGTGGTTTCTACCTGTAGGGATCCACAAAACCGGCCGACAGTAATCGACCTTTTGCCCGACTCCCTCGCCAGCGAGACGGGGTTACATCCCGTAGGAAGGTTGGACATCAACACCACTGGGGCTTTACTCCTCACCAACGACGGTCAACTCACCCTCACCCTCACCCATCCCCGTTATCATTTGCCCAAAACCTATCGGGTTTGGCTAGATGGTGCGATTGATAGACTTGCTCTCCAGCGTTGGCGAGAAGGTATCCTCTTAGAGGGAAAAAAAACCTTACCCGCACAGGTTGAGATACTCAAGCAAACCGACCAAAAAACCCTACTAGAAGTTATTTTAGTGGAAGGAAGAAATCGGCAGATTCGCTCTGTAGCCGAAGAATTAGGTTATCACGTCCTGAAACTTCATCGCAGTGCTATAGGTCGTATTCAACTAAACTCCGGTAATAATTCCCCCTTACCCTTGGGTGATTACCGTTTTTTAACCCTTGATGAACTGAAATATTTAAAGAACCAGATTAACTAA
- a CDS encoding WD40 repeat domain-containing protein, translating into MSEPSEIQQNITEAQYAATSGTGNATITITNYYYREEARIAPADSADVADDKLPCPYRGLFHFGPGDAEYFFGRKSFIKTLFQATQTRNFIPLLGASGSGKSSVVFAGLVPKLQQEGHWQFTHFRPGSDPFHALALALVPLYTTNLNETDCLAQARQLANYLRDGDIPLADVFAQIQHNYPSERVLLIADQFEELYTLCPDETIRRNFLDKLTTFPFERVGMVLVLTMRADFLGNALSYRPFADVLQNTDLKLGPMNREELTEVIEKPAQKLGVTFEAGLVERILDDVESEPGNLPLLEFALTELWQRRQGQQLTHLAYTEIGQVQGALARHANEEYDKLSEAQREQMRRIFIQLVRPGEGTEDTRRLATKAELGAVNWALVKQLADARLVVTSRSEEAQVETVEVVHEALIRNWGELRGWMDTDRVFRAWQERLRGAMGQWQKTQGDEGSWLRGAALAEAEEQLRQRPEDISQSEQDFIRQSLQERERIKQAEAARRRREIRTAWGIAAGSLVAVVVSTGLGLMAWKQTQQAELNLANARGFSSLSLFDRGKELDAFVEAIKAGKTLQKQQASDKEVMNALQELLNRKSERNRLEGHGSYVHSVNFSRDGKTLVSGSDDKTIKLWNVETGQEIRTLKGHGGPVYSVNFSRDGKTLVSGSDDKTIKLWNVETGQEIRTLKGHGGTVYSVNFSRDGKTLVSGSDDKTIKLWDVEKPQEIRTLKVHEGPVYSVNFSRNGKTLVSGSGDKTIKLWNVETGQEIRTLKGHGGPVYSVNFSHDGKTLVSGSGDKTIKLWNVEKPQEIRTLKGHNSRVRSVNFSRDGKTLVSGSWDNTIKLWNESTGQEILTLKGHEGPVWSVNFSPDEGKTLVSGSDDGTIKLWNVEIVQTLKGHDDLVNSVEFNPDEGKTLVSGSDDGTIKLWDVKTGEEIRTLHGHDYPVRSVNFSRDGKTLVSGSDDKTIILWDVKTGKKIHTLKGHGGLVRSVNFSPNGETLVSGSWDGTIKLWNVKTGKEIPTFHGFQGHDGRVRSVNFSPDGKTLVSGSDNKTITLWNVETGEEIHTFEGHHDRVRSVNFSPNGETLVSGSYDKTIKLWDVEKRQEIHTFKGHDGPVRSVNFSPNGKTLVSGSDDKTIKLWNVEKRQEIRTLHGHNSRVRSVNFSPNGKTLVSGSWDNTIKLWKVETDSNLLNLDALMGRSCDWVRVYLHNPNSDVREEDRGLCDGIGTKNYRTKKIWS; encoded by the coding sequence ATGTCAGAACCAAGCGAAATTCAACAAAATATTACAGAAGCTCAATATGCTGCTACCTCTGGGACTGGCAATGCAACCATCACGATTACCAATTACTATTATCGAGAAGAAGCAAGAATAGCCCCTGCTGATTCTGCCGATGTTGCCGATGATAAACTGCCCTGTCCCTATCGTGGCTTGTTTCATTTTGGGCCAGGAGATGCAGAATACTTTTTTGGGCGCAAAAGCTTTATTAAAACCCTATTTCAGGCAACCCAAACCCGTAATTTTATCCCCCTATTAGGTGCGTCGGGAAGTGGTAAATCCTCGGTGGTTTTTGCGGGATTAGTCCCTAAATTGCAACAAGAAGGTCACTGGCAGTTTACCCATTTTCGTCCCGGTTCTGACCCTTTTCATGCCCTAGCTTTGGCATTAGTTCCCCTTTATACAACTAATTTAAATGAGACAGACTGCCTCGCCCAAGCGCGTCAGTTAGCCAATTATTTGCGTGATGGCGACATTCCTTTAGCTGATGTTTTTGCCCAAATCCAACACAATTATCCCAGTGAACGGGTACTGCTAATTGCCGACCAATTTGAGGAACTTTATACCCTCTGTCCTGATGAAACAATCCGCCGTAATTTTCTCGATAAATTAACTACATTCCCCTTTGAAAGGGTAGGAATGGTGTTGGTATTAACTATGCGGGCGGATTTCTTGGGGAATGCTCTTTCCTATCGTCCCTTTGCCGATGTCTTACAAAATACTGATTTGAAATTGGGGCCGATGAACCGAGAAGAACTCACAGAAGTTATTGAAAAACCGGCGCAAAAATTGGGGGTGACATTTGAAGCGGGACTGGTGGAGCGCATCCTCGATGATGTGGAGAGTGAGCCGGGGAATTTGCCATTACTAGAGTTTGCCTTAACGGAATTGTGGCAGCGGCGACAGGGCCAACAGTTAACCCATCTGGCATATACAGAAATTGGCCAAGTGCAGGGTGCTTTGGCCCGCCATGCCAATGAAGAATATGACAAGCTGAGTGAGGCGCAACGGGAACAGATGCGGCGCATTTTCATCCAATTGGTGCGCCCAGGAGAAGGCACAGAAGATACGCGGCGGCTGGCGACAAAAGCGGAATTGGGGGCGGTAAATTGGGCGCTGGTGAAACAATTGGCGGATGCGCGTTTAGTTGTCACCAGTCGCAGTGAAGAGGCACAGGTGGAGACGGTGGAAGTGGTGCATGAAGCACTGATTCGCAATTGGGGGGAATTGCGGGGCTGGATGGATACAGACAGGGTTTTTCGCGCTTGGCAAGAGCGTTTGCGGGGGGCGATGGGGCAATGGCAGAAGACGCAAGGGGATGAAGGCTCATGGTTGCGCGGGGCGGCGTTGGCAGAGGCAGAAGAACAATTGAGGCAACGCCCAGAAGATATCAGCCAAAGTGAACAGGATTTTATCAGGCAGAGTCTCCAGGAGCGAGAACGGATAAAACAAGCCGAAGCAGCCCGCAGGCGGCGCGAAATTAGAACCGCTTGGGGGATTGCGGCGGGTTCCTTGGTGGCGGTGGTGGTTAGTACGGGATTGGGTTTGATGGCTTGGAAACAAACACAACAAGCGGAACTCAATCTGGCAAATGCTCGCGGGTTTTCTTCCTTGTCTTTGTTTGATAGAGGAAAAGAATTAGATGCTTTCGTTGAAGCAATTAAGGCAGGAAAAACTCTACAAAAGCAGCAGGCATCCGACAAGGAGGTGATGAATGCCTTACAGGAACTTCTCAACCGGAAAAGTGAACGCAATCGCTTAGAAGGGCATGGTAGCTATGTCCATAGCGTTAATTTTAGTCGTGACGGCAAGACTTTGGTGAGCGGTAGTGATGACAAAACTATCAAACTCTGGAATGTAGAAACAGGCCAAGAAATCCGTACCCTCAAGGGGCATGGTGGCCCTGTCTATAGCGTTAATTTTAGTCGTGACGGCAAGACTTTGGTGAGCGGTAGTGATGACAAAACTATCAAACTCTGGAATGTAGAAACAGGCCAAGAAATCCGTACCCTCAAGGGGCATGGTGGCACTGTCTATAGCGTTAATTTTAGTCGTGACGGCAAGACTTTGGTGAGCGGTAGTGATGACAAAACTATCAAACTCTGGGATGTAGAAAAACCCCAAGAAATCCGCACCCTCAAGGTGCATGAAGGCCCTGTCTATAGCGTTAATTTTAGTCGCAACGGCAAGACTTTGGTGAGCGGTAGTGGTGACAAGACTATCAAACTCTGGAATGTAGAAACAGGCCAAGAAATCCGTACCCTCAAGGGGCATGGTGGCCCTGTCTATAGCGTTAATTTTAGTCACGACGGTAAGACTTTGGTGAGCGGTAGTGGTGACAAGACTATCAAACTCTGGAATGTAGAAAAACCCCAAGAAATCCGCACCCTCAAGGGGCATAATAGCCGTGTCAGAAGCGTTAATTTTAGTCGCGACGGCAAGACTTTGGTGAGCGGTAGTTGGGACAACACCATCAAACTCTGGAATGAGTCAACAGGCCAAGAAATCCTCACCCTCAAGGGGCATGAAGGCCCTGTCTGGAGCGTTAATTTTAGTCCTGACGAGGGCAAGACTTTGGTGAGCGGTAGTGATGACGGGACTATCAAACTCTGGAATGTAGAAATAGTCCAAACCCTCAAGGGGCATGATGACCTTGTCAATAGCGTTGAGTTTAATCCTGACGAGGGCAAGACTTTGGTGAGCGGTAGTGATGACGGGACTATCAAGCTCTGGGATGTAAAAACAGGCGAAGAAATCCGCACCCTCCATGGGCATGATTACCCTGTCAGAAGCGTTAATTTTAGTCGCGACGGCAAGACTTTGGTGAGCGGTAGTGATGACAAGACTATCATACTCTGGGATGTAAAAACAGGCAAAAAAATCCACACCCTCAAGGGGCATGGTGGCCTTGTCAGAAGCGTTAATTTTAGTCCCAACGGCGAGACTTTGGTGAGCGGTAGTTGGGACGGTACTATCAAACTCTGGAATGTAAAAACAGGCAAGGAAATCCCCACCTTCCATGGCTTCCAGGGGCATGATGGCCGTGTCAGAAGCGTTAATTTTAGTCCCGACGGCAAGACTTTGGTGAGCGGTAGTGATAACAAGACTATCACACTCTGGAATGTAGAGACAGGCGAAGAAATCCACACCTTCGAGGGGCATCATGACCGTGTCAGAAGCGTTAATTTTAGTCCCAACGGCGAGACTTTGGTGAGCGGTAGTTATGATAAGACTATCAAACTCTGGGATGTAGAAAAACGCCAAGAAATCCACACCTTCAAGGGGCATGATGGTCCTGTCAGAAGCGTTAATTTTAGTCCTAACGGCAAGACTTTGGTGAGCGGTAGTGATGACAAAACTATCAAACTCTGGAATGTAGAAAAACGCCAAGAAATCCGTACCCTCCATGGGCATAATAGCCGTGTCAGAAGCGTTAATTTTAGTCCCAACGGCAAGACTTTGGTGAGCGGTAGTTGGGACAACACTATCAAACTCTGGAAGGTAGAAACAGACTCGAATTTATTGAATTTAGATGCTTTAATGGGGCGTAGTTGCGATTGGGTGCGGGTTTATTTGCACAATCCTAATTCTGATGTTAGGGAGGAGGATAGGGGTTTGTGTGATGGGATTGGTACAAAAAATTATCGGACTAAGAAGATTTGGTCATGA
- a CDS encoding efflux RND transporter permease subunit, with protein sequence MAFNISNWSIKNPIPTILISLVMALMGYIAFLGLGIDRSPNIDIPAVIITVNQPGAGPEELETQVTKKVEDAVAALGNIDQITSTINEGSSTTTVNFILGTNSDRATNDVRNAIAQIRQDLPQDANDPIVQRLEFAGGAVMNYTISSPKRSIAELSDLVDRQIGRALTGVPGVARVDRVGGVDREVRVDLDPGRLIAYGITATAVNDQIRSFNINLPGGRSEIAGSEQTVRTLGSAETIEDLRNYQISLPNGDTVPLSNLGTVRDSSSDPRQMALLDGQPVVGFSILRGTGSTLVTVETAVRQEIENLKKKLPEDIKFQLIFTRADSIRASYESLLSDLLIGCMMTVITVGLFLGNWRATIITGLALPLSIFPTFWVMQSLNYTLNGMTLLALALALGNLVDDAVCMVEDIDQHLAMGKKPLQAAFDASKEIGLAVLASAAAIIAVFLPVAFMGGVPGQFFQPFGVTVAVSTLFSSLIAVTVTPMLSAYILQPKKLKTGDGNPSSLPRFRPYKSLLTWSLRHRILTLLAALAFFIGSLQLVPLIPKGLFSSGDTGLSTISLELPPGATLNDTVAVANQVNSLLQKNTAVANVLAIPGDSGRVNTGLIYVNLVPKEQRSLTQRQFEEQTRLDFQKIPGARVSFRAQGGAGSTKDVAIILKSENGDILTQTAQKLEREMRALPGFVEVSSGVSLVKPELIIQPDPVRAADQGVSVRAIARTASLALIGDNEFNLAKFNLADRQIPIRVKIANDGRSEIETLQNLRVPSSNGTLVPLNSVATISLGSGPAEIQRFNRQRQVNIGANLEGVSLGSAVTQIRALPTMKNLPPEVTEEPFGDARIMRDIFARFLGALSLAIISIYGILVLLYNNFLYPLAILTSLPLSIGGTLIALLITQKELGLYALIGIVLLMGLVTKNAILLVDFALSGIEAGKPQFQAMIDSGVSRLRPIIMTSVSTIAGMLPIALALGADGEIRAPMAIAVIGGFTTSTLLTLVVVPVIFTYIDSFYYWLRGLFVKQKPKSI encoded by the coding sequence ATGGCTTTTAATATTTCTAATTGGTCTATCAAAAATCCCATTCCGACGATCCTGATCTCCCTGGTTATGGCCTTAATGGGATACATTGCCTTTCTAGGATTAGGGATCGATCGCTCTCCTAATATTGACATTCCGGCCGTGATTATCACCGTTAATCAACCCGGCGCAGGTCCAGAGGAATTGGAAACCCAAGTCACCAAAAAAGTCGAGGATGCGGTGGCTGCTTTGGGTAATATCGATCAAATTACTTCTACCATCAACGAAGGCAGCAGCACCACCACCGTTAACTTTATCCTTGGCACTAACAGCGATCGCGCTACCAATGATGTGCGGAATGCCATAGCGCAAATTCGGCAGGATTTACCCCAAGATGCTAATGATCCAATTGTCCAACGTTTAGAATTTGCCGGGGGGGCGGTGATGAACTATACCATCTCCTCCCCGAAAAGATCGATCGCCGAATTAAGTGATCTAGTCGATCGTCAAATCGGCCGCGCTTTAACGGGAGTGCCGGGGGTAGCACGAGTTGATCGCGTTGGGGGAGTCGATCGAGAAGTGCGTGTAGATTTAGATCCCGGTCGTCTGATCGCCTACGGTATCACGGCCACGGCGGTTAATGACCAAATTCGTAGTTTTAATATTAATTTACCCGGAGGGCGCTCGGAAATCGCCGGCAGTGAACAAACTGTCCGCACCCTCGGCAGCGCTGAAACGATCGAAGATTTAAGAAATTATCAAATCTCTTTACCTAACGGTGATACCGTCCCCTTAAGCAATTTAGGGACAGTTAGGGATAGTTCCAGCGATCCCCGACAAATGGCCCTCTTAGATGGGCAGCCAGTGGTGGGTTTTTCGATTTTACGGGGGACTGGCAGCACCTTGGTCACGGTAGAAACAGCAGTGCGCCAAGAAATCGAGAATTTAAAGAAAAAACTGCCCGAAGATATTAAATTTCAATTAATTTTTACCCGTGCTGACTCAATTCGTGCTAGTTACGAAAGCCTTCTGAGCGATCTCCTGATTGGTTGTATGATGACGGTGATCACGGTGGGTCTATTTTTAGGCAATTGGCGCGCCACGATTATCACGGGTTTGGCCCTGCCTTTGTCGATTTTCCCGACTTTTTGGGTGATGCAGTCCCTAAATTATACCCTTAACGGTATGACCCTGCTGGCCTTAGCTTTAGCTTTGGGGAATCTGGTGGATGATGCGGTGTGTATGGTGGAGGACATCGATCAACATTTAGCTATGGGTAAAAAACCCCTGCAAGCGGCCTTTGATGCCTCAAAAGAGATTGGATTAGCCGTTTTAGCCAGTGCGGCGGCAATTATAGCGGTATTCCTGCCGGTTGCTTTTATGGGCGGTGTGCCGGGCCAATTCTTTCAACCTTTCGGCGTTACTGTGGCGGTTTCTACCCTATTTTCCAGTTTGATCGCTGTCACCGTCACCCCGATGTTAAGTGCCTATATTCTACAGCCGAAAAAGCTGAAAACCGGTGATGGTAATCCCTCCTCGCTCCCGCGTTTTCGTCCCTACAAAAGTTTGTTAACTTGGTCCCTACGTCATCGAATCCTGACTTTATTGGCGGCTTTGGCCTTTTTTATCGGTAGTTTACAGTTAGTTCCCTTGATTCCGAAAGGATTATTTAGTTCCGGGGATACCGGATTAAGTACGATCAGCCTAGAATTGCCTCCCGGTGCGACTTTGAATGATACTGTTGCCGTGGCCAATCAGGTGAATAGTTTACTGCAAAAAAATACCGCCGTCGCTAATGTTTTGGCTATTCCGGGAGATTCGGGACGGGTAAATACGGGGTTAATATATGTTAATTTAGTTCCTAAGGAACAGCGATCGCTAACTCAACGGCAATTTGAGGAACAAACCCGCCTGGATTTCCAGAAGATACCTGGTGCTAGAGTTAGTTTTCGGGCGCAGGGTGGAGCAGGAAGCACTAAGGATGTCGCTATTATTTTAAAAAGTGAAAATGGCGATATTTTAACCCAAACTGCCCAAAAATTAGAGCGAGAAATGCGGGCTTTACCCGGTTTTGTCGAGGTCAGTTCTGGGGTAAGTTTAGTTAAACCGGAGCTCATTATTCAACCGGATCCCGTCCGGGCTGCCGATCAGGGAGTCTCGGTCAGAGCGATCGCCCGTACTGCATCTTTAGCTTTAATCGGCGATAATGAGTTTAATTTAGCTAAATTTAACCTTGCTGACCGACAAATTCCCATCCGGGTGAAAATTGCCAACGATGGACGCAGTGAGATAGAAACTCTGCAAAATTTGCGCGTTCCTAGCAGTAATGGGACGTTAGTTCCGCTTAACTCGGTGGCGACAATTAGCTTAGGTAGTGGACCTGCGGAAATTCAACGCTTTAACCGTCAACGTCAGGTTAATATTGGAGCTAATTTAGAGGGAGTTTCTTTGGGAAGTGCGGTGACACAAATTCGCGCTTTACCAACTATGAAAAACTTACCCCCAGAGGTGACAGAAGAACCCTTTGGTGATGCTCGCATTATGCGCGATATCTTTGCTCGTTTTTTGGGGGCGTTAAGTTTAGCAATTATTTCTATCTATGGGATTCTGGTCTTATTGTATAACAATTTTCTCTATCCCCTAGCGATTTTAACTTCCCTTCCTTTATCGATTGGTGGTACTTTAATCGCTCTTTTAATTACCCAAAAAGAGTTAGGTTTATACGCTTTAATTGGCATAGTTTTACTGATGGGATTAGTCACTAAAAATGCGATTCTGTTAGTCGATTTTGCCCTGAGTGGCATTGAGGCAGGGAAACCGCAATTTCAGGCGATGATTGATTCGGGAGTCTCTCGTTTACGACCAATTATTATGACCTCCGTTTCCACAATTGCCGGGATGTTACCGATTGCTTTAGCTTTGGGTGCAGATGGGGAAATTCGCGCACCGATGGCGATTGCCGTTATTGGTGGTTTTACCACTTCCACCCTGTTAACTTTGGTGGTTGTGCCAGTAATCTTTACTTATATCGATAGTTTTTACTATTGGTTGCGGGGATTATTTGTTAAACAAAAACCCAAGTCGATTTAG
- a CDS encoding type II toxin-antitoxin system VapC family toxin, which produces MTNTFICVDSSFIVRLTTVEPSVTMYSQLWQKWMTEENLVIAPTLLCYEVTNVFYRLKKAGQILETEAQTLLTEVLDLPIQFHGDHYLHYQAIEISQTLNLPATYDAHYLVLAQRFQANLYTSDKRLFNSVKSSLSWVHLVEV; this is translated from the coding sequence ATGACTAATACATTTATCTGTGTTGATTCTAGTTTTATAGTTCGTTTAACAACGGTTGAACCTTCTGTAACAATGTACAGTCAACTCTGGCAAAAATGGATGACCGAGGAAAATTTAGTGATTGCACCAACTTTATTATGTTACGAAGTCACTAACGTATTTTATCGTCTGAAAAAAGCTGGTCAAATTTTGGAGACGGAAGCGCAAACCCTCCTTACAGAAGTCTTAGATTTACCCATTCAGTTTCATGGAGATCATTACCTCCATTACCAAGCAATAGAAATTTCGCAAACCTTGAATCTTCCTGCTACTTATGATGCCCATTATCTAGTATTAGCTCAACGATTTCAAGCAAATTTATACACTAGCGATAAACGCTTATTTAACAGCGTTAAATCTTCTCTAAGTTGGGTTCATTTGGTTGAAGTGTAG
- a CDS encoding four helix bundle protein, with protein MESKVYDKAYKFAIRIVKGYKYLCETKQEYVLSKQLLRSGTSIGANIAEANGAISQADFRAKMSIAYKECLETKYWLSLLKDTNYIEERAFQSINDDAEEIGKMLWAILKTCQENTKNQKLITDNR; from the coding sequence ATGGAGAGTAAAGTTTATGATAAAGCTTATAAATTTGCCATTAGGATTGTTAAAGGCTATAAATATTTGTGTGAGACTAAACAAGAATATGTTTTGTCAAAACAGCTATTAAGGAGTGGCACTTCAATCGGGGCTAACATTGCCGAGGCTAATGGAGCTATTTCTCAAGCTGATTTTCGAGCTAAAATGTCAATAGCTTATAAGGAATGTCTAGAAACAAAGTATTGGCTGTCTCTATTGAAAGACACGAATTACATAGAGGAAAGAGCCTTTCAAAGTATCAATGATGATGCGGAGGAAATTGGTAAAATGCTTTGGGCTATTCTAAAAACCTGCCAAGAAAATACCAAAAACCAAAAACTGATAACTGATAACCGGTAA